One segment of Cynocephalus volans isolate mCynVol1 chromosome 8, mCynVol1.pri, whole genome shotgun sequence DNA contains the following:
- the PEA15 gene encoding astrocytic phosphoprotein PEA-15, which translates to MAEYGTLLQDLTNNITLEDLEQLKSACKEDIPSEKSEEITTGSAWFSFLESHNKLDKDNLSYIEHIFEISRRPDLLTMVVDYRTRVLKISEEDELDTKLTRIPSAKKYKDIIRQPSEEEIIKLAPPPKKA; encoded by the exons ATGGCTGAGTACGGGACCCTCCTCCAGGACCTGACCAACAACATCACCCTTGAAGATCTGGAACAGCTCAAGTCTGCCTGCAAGGAGGACATCCCCAGTGAGAAGAGCGAGGAGATCACTACCGGCAGTGCCTGGTTTAGCTTTCTGGAGAGCCACAACAAGCTGGACAAAG ATAACCTCTCCTACATTGAGCACATCTTTGAGATCTCCCGCCGTCCTGACCTACTCACTATGGTGGTTGACTACAGAACCCGTGTGCTGAAGATCTCTGAGGAGGATGAGCTGGACACCAAGCTAACCCGTATCCCCAGTGCCAAGAAGTACAAAG ACATTATCCGGCAGCCCTCTGAGGAAGAGATCATCAAATTGGCTCCCCCACCGAAGAAGGCCTGA
- the CASQ1 gene encoding calsequestrin-1 — translation MRATDRMGARAVLGLRLALLLVLVLGTPKSGVQGEEGLDFPQYDGVDRVINVNAKNYKNVFKKYEVLALLYHDPPEDDKASQRQFEMEELILELAAQVLEDKGVGFGLVDSEKDAAVAKKLGLTEEDSVYVFKGDEVIEYDGEFSADTLVEFLLDVLEDPVELIEGERELQAFENIEDENKLIGYFKSKDSEHYKAYEDAAEEFHPYIPFFATFDSKVAKKLTLKLNEIDFYEAFMEEPVTIPDKPNSEEEIVNFVEEHRRSTLRKLKPESMYETWEDDLDGIHIVAFAEEDDPDGYEFLEILKSVAQDNTENPDLSIIWIDPDDFPLLVPYWEKTFDIDLSAPQIGVVNVTDADSIWMEMDDEEDLPSAEELEDWLEDVLSGEINTEDDDDDDDDDDDDD, via the exons ATGAGGGCTACAGACAGGATGGGGGCCAGAGCTGTGCTGGGTCTGCGGCTGGCACTGTTATTAGTGCTGGTGCTAGGGACACCCAAGTCAGGGGTACAGGGGGAGGAAGGGCTGGACTTCCCTCAGTACGATGGTGTGGACCGTGTGATCAATGTCAATGCAAAGAACTACAAGAACGTGTTCAAGAAGTATGAGGTGCTGGCACTCCTTTACCACGACCCCCCTGAGGATGACAAGGCCTCACAGAGACAATTTGAGATGGAGGAGCTGATCCTGGAG TTAGCAGCCCAAGTCCTAGAAGACAAGGGTGTTGGCTTTGGGCTGGTGGACTCTGAGAAGGACGCAGCTGTGGCCAAGAAACTAG GACTAACTGAGGAGGACAGCGTTTACGTGTTCAAGGGAGATGAAGTCATCGAGTACGACGGCGAGTTTTCTGCTGACACCCTGGTGGAGTTTCTGCTTGAT GTTCTAGAGGACCCTGTGGAATTGATTGAAGGTGAACGAGAACTGCAGGCCTTTGAGAATATTGAGGATGAGAACAAACTCATTGGCTACTTCAAGAGCAAAGATTCAGAGC ATTACAAAGCCTACGAGGACGCGGCTGAGGAGTTCCATCCCTACATCCCCTTCTTTGCCACCTTCGACAGCAAG GTGGCAAAGAAGCTGACCCTGAAGCTGAACGAGATCGATTTCTATGAGGCCTTCATGGAAGAGCCTGTGACCATCCCAGACAAGCCCAATAGTGAAGAGGAGATTGTCAACTTTGTGGAGGAGCACAGGAG GTCAAccctgaggaaactgaagcctgaGAGTATGTATGAGACCTGG GAGGATGATCTGGATGGAATCCACATTGTGGCCTTTGCAGAGGAAGATGATCCTG ATGGCTACGAGTTCTTAGAGATTCTCAAGTCTGTGGCCCAAGATAACACTGAAAACCCTGATCTTAGTATCATCTGGATTGACCCTGATGATTTCCCCCTG CTGGTCCCATACTGGGAGAAGACGTTTGACATTGACTTGTCAGCCCCACAAATAGGAGTCGTCAATGTTACTGAT GCGGATAGCATATGGATGGAGATGGACGATGAGGAAGACCTCCCTTCTGCTGAGGAACTAGAGGACTGGTTGGAGGATGTACTGTCAGGTGAGATCAACACAGAGGACGACGACGACGATGACGACGATGATGACGATGACGATTAG